The following are encoded together in the Ignavibacteriales bacterium genome:
- the lepB gene encoding signal peptidase I: protein MSFTENLKKIFQHKKEEPVKPKTPKEKVIEFIKQLLYAAAAAFVIITFVIQNTRIPTGSMEDTILVGDFVLVNKFVYGSSSPKYIPLTETEIPHFRLPAFKDPQAKDIVVFEFPGNRDELVPEELGVNYVKRCIGTPGDTIVIVDKVVYVNGKEFWRPPHIKYYAGRYSMNMQSIPKGIANPRIFPKGMPWNEDNYGPLVVPYEGFTVPLNINNIEQWRMTIDRENGKRIVDIRGNEILIDGKVVTSYTFKKNYYFMMGDNRDDSLDSRFWGFVPRDMVVGEAFITLFSWDRDIPFSEFVKLIGSIRLDRVLKLLH from the coding sequence TTGTCATTTACAGAAAATTTAAAAAAGATATTTCAACACAAAAAAGAAGAACCTGTAAAACCGAAAACACCAAAAGAAAAAGTAATCGAGTTTATAAAGCAGTTATTATATGCCGCCGCCGCCGCTTTTGTTATTATCACATTTGTAATTCAGAATACAAGAATTCCAACCGGCTCTATGGAAGATACAATTCTGGTTGGTGATTTTGTGCTTGTAAATAAATTTGTTTACGGTTCAAGCTCGCCTAAATATATACCATTAACAGAAACGGAAATACCTCATTTCAGACTTCCGGCATTCAAAGATCCGCAGGCAAAAGATATCGTTGTGTTTGAATTTCCAGGAAATAGAGATGAGTTAGTTCCGGAAGAGCTTGGTGTAAACTATGTTAAAAGATGCATCGGAACACCGGGTGATACAATTGTTATTGTTGATAAAGTTGTTTATGTAAATGGAAAAGAATTTTGGCGCCCCCCTCATATTAAATATTACGCCGGAAGATATTCTATGAACATGCAATCAATTCCAAAAGGAATTGCAAACCCGAGAATTTTCCCCAAAGGCATGCCCTGGAATGAAGATAATTATGGTCCGCTTGTCGTTCCTTATGAAGGCTTCACTGTTCCATTAAATATAAATAACATTGAACAATGGAGAATGACGATTGATCGAGAAAATGGAAAGCGCATTGTTGATATTCGGGGAAATGAAATTTTAATTGACGGCAAGGTTGTAACCTCTTATACATTCAAGAAGAATTATTACTTTATGATGGGCGATAACCGTGATGACAGTCTTGACAGCAGGTTCTGGGGATTTGTTCCAAGAGACATGGTGGTGGGTGAGGCTTTCATTACCTTGTTTTCGTGGGATAGAGACATTCCCTTTTCTGAGTTTGTGAAACTCATCGGCTCGATTCGCCTTGATCGCGTATTGAAATTATTACATTGA
- a CDS encoding insulinase family protein: MTFINRNLKPEATPELDYEFPSFQKFTLSNGINVFLLQRNELPIVRIIAQIDSGSAHDPLEKKGLARLLSNCIDEGAGEFDALQLEEEFDMLGTQFNIDCSDDITSFNILTLTENIDRSIYLLSLILLSPHLSEQNFEREKRKVLTRLIQVKDNAEYIANRNFYQKIFGEQSFYAHPSLGYDYTVKEISNNDLLHFYKQYYLPNNLSMIIVGNISKEQLVNNLEKYFVNWKSTSHIKQENYSEAVTSQSYYFVNKKDAVQTEIRIGHSTRQLVYDNFFKKIFLNTAFGGYFASRLNKNLRERNGYTYGVSSSNLYLKYSSKISIAASVSSEVTRKAVDEIFYEINKLKYGLNAEEFESVKSYHIKKYPLDYETISSLANRISFKLQLNLPDDYFASYINKIKDTTLGEVNSIADQFIDETKCVAVLVGSKEIITEQFADKNLIELNYNGAALT, from the coding sequence ATGACTTTTATAAATCGAAATCTAAAACCCGAAGCAACTCCAGAACTTGATTACGAATTTCCTTCGTTTCAAAAATTTACTCTGTCAAATGGAATAAACGTATTTCTACTTCAAAGAAATGAATTGCCGATAGTTCGGATTATCGCGCAGATTGATTCGGGAAGTGCACACGATCCTTTAGAAAAAAAGGGACTTGCGAGGCTCTTATCAAATTGTATTGATGAAGGTGCCGGAGAATTTGATGCCCTGCAACTTGAAGAAGAGTTTGATATGCTTGGCACGCAATTTAACATTGATTGCAGTGACGACATTACGTCATTTAATATTTTAACACTTACTGAAAACATTGACAGGTCAATTTATCTCTTAAGTTTAATTCTTTTATCACCTCACTTAAGTGAGCAAAATTTTGAAAGAGAAAAAAGAAAGGTCCTTACGCGGCTAATCCAGGTAAAAGACAATGCAGAATACATTGCGAATAGAAATTTTTACCAGAAAATATTTGGAGAACAAAGTTTTTATGCTCATCCATCTTTAGGCTATGATTACACTGTAAAAGAAATTTCAAATAATGATCTGTTACATTTTTATAAACAATATTATTTACCGAACAATTTATCAATGATTATTGTTGGGAATATTTCTAAAGAGCAATTGGTAAATAATCTCGAAAAATATTTTGTCAATTGGAAATCAACTTCACACATTAAGCAAGAAAATTATTCCGAAGCAGTTACTTCGCAGAGCTATTATTTCGTGAATAAAAAAGACGCCGTTCAAACAGAGATTAGAATTGGACACTCTACCAGGCAGCTTGTCTATGATAATTTTTTCAAAAAAATATTTTTAAATACTGCTTTTGGCGGATACTTCGCAAGCAGACTTAATAAAAATTTAAGAGAAAGGAATGGATACACTTACGGAGTTTCTTCTTCAAACTTGTACTTAAAATACTCAAGCAAAATTTCCATCGCTGCATCTGTCAGCTCAGAAGTAACACGCAAAGCGGTTGATGAAATATTTTATGAAATTAATAAACTTAAATATGGATTAAATGCTGAAGAATTTGAATCTGTCAAGTCTTATCATATTAAAAAATATCCTCTTGATTACGAAACAATCAGTAGTTTAGCAAATAGGATTTCCTTTAAACTGCAGTTGAATTTGCCCGATGATTATTTTGCCAGTTACATTAATAAAATAAAGGATACAACATTAGGCGAGGTTAATTCGATCGCCGATCAATTTATTGATGAGACTAAATGTGTTGCAGTATTAGTTGGCAGCAAGGAAATAATTACGGAACAATTTGCCGATAAAAATTTAATTGAACTTAATTATAACGGAGCAGCGCTCACTTGA
- a CDS encoding insulinase family protein: MNHLDLKYEKYKLQNGLQIILHKADKPHLAAVNLWYKVGSAYEVKGKTGLAHLFEHMMFQGSLNVPKEMHFKYIQEAGGSLNASTAFDRTNYYEKLPSNYLELALWLESDRMGFFLPALTQEKLDNQKDVVKNERLERYDNQPYGLAWELILANIYPQDHPYNSSTIGSINDITSFTIDDVTSFFKKHYSPANASLVIAGNFEFQQAKDLVEKYFGEIPDFSDSKLPAARKNHLIENKIFIHYDNVQLSRIYFVWSSVNFFHEDESALIILANILTDSKKSRLYNSIVYEKEIAQDVSAYNFSGKFGGHFMIAATVKPGKSIEQVKDEIFGELKKIAVNSITETELLKTKNILKSLFIYSLQRLDSLADIINSYDYYLGEPNSLSFDLERFTNLKTEDIERAANKYLTSPYFELRILPEKDR; the protein is encoded by the coding sequence ATGAATCATCTTGACCTAAAGTATGAAAAATACAAGCTTCAGAATGGTCTTCAGATAATTTTACACAAGGCAGATAAACCCCACCTTGCTGCCGTAAATCTATGGTACAAAGTCGGTTCCGCTTATGAAGTTAAAGGCAAAACCGGTTTAGCGCATCTTTTCGAACACATGATGTTTCAAGGCTCACTAAATGTACCGAAAGAGATGCACTTCAAATATATTCAAGAGGCAGGGGGATCACTAAACGCCTCTACTGCTTTTGATAGAACCAACTATTATGAAAAGCTTCCATCAAATTATCTTGAACTTGCTTTGTGGCTTGAATCAGACAGGATGGGATTTTTTCTCCCCGCACTCACACAGGAAAAACTTGATAATCAAAAGGACGTTGTAAAAAATGAAAGACTTGAACGTTATGATAATCAGCCTTATGGCTTAGCATGGGAATTAATTCTTGCCAATATTTACCCGCAAGATCATCCATATAATTCATCTACAATCGGCTCGATAAACGATATTACAAGTTTTACTATTGATGATGTTACTTCATTTTTTAAAAAGCATTATTCACCGGCAAATGCTTCTCTTGTTATTGCAGGCAATTTTGAATTCCAGCAGGCGAAAGATTTAGTTGAAAAATATTTCGGCGAGATTCCTGATTTTTCCGATTCCAAATTACCTGCGGCGCGGAAAAATCATTTGATTGAAAACAAAATTTTTATTCATTACGATAATGTTCAGCTCTCAAGAATTTACTTCGTTTGGTCATCGGTCAATTTTTTTCATGAAGATGAGTCCGCATTAATTATTCTGGCAAATATTCTTACTGATTCGAAAAAATCAAGATTGTACAATTCTATTGTTTATGAAAAAGAAATTGCTCAAGATGTTTCAGCGTATAATTTTTCAGGAAAGTTCGGCGGTCATTTTATGATTGCAGCTACGGTTAAACCAGGTAAAAGTATTGAGCAAGTTAAAGATGAAATCTTCGGTGAATTAAAAAAGATTGCAGTTAATTCAATTACTGAAACGGAGCTGCTAAAAACCAAAAATATTTTAAAGTCTCTTTTTATTTATTCTTTACAAAGGCTGGATTCACTTGCTGATATAATAAATAGTTATGACTATTATTTAGGTGAACCCAACAGCTTGTCTTTTGATCTCGAAAGGTTTACAAATTTGAAAACTGAAGATATAGAAAGGGCTGCAAATAAATATCTAACAAGCCCATATTTTGAATTAAGGATTCTTCCGGAAAAAGATAGATGA
- a CDS encoding enoyl-CoA hydratase/isomerase family protein, translated as MNFQTLLFDVKNHIALVTVNRPEKLNALNHTVIEELKSVFSFIKESDDVFVAIVTGSGEKAFVAGADIAEINQLDVLSAKSFAENGQSVFNLIENCGKPVIAAVNGFALGGGCELSLACHIRIASDNAKFGQPEVNLGIIPGYGGTQRLARLINSGRAMELILSGDMINAEEALRIGLVNKVYPKEELSSKVFEFAEKIASKAQQAVRLAVASINAVDEMSSKEGQNYEASLFSLCCGTSDFKEGTAAFLEKRKAEFKNK; from the coding sequence ATGAACTTCCAGACATTATTATTCGATGTAAAAAATCATATTGCTTTAGTGACTGTCAACCGACCAGAAAAACTTAATGCATTAAATCATACGGTCATAGAAGAATTAAAATCAGTTTTCAGTTTCATAAAAGAAAGTGACGACGTGTTTGTTGCAATCGTAACCGGAAGCGGCGAAAAAGCTTTTGTCGCCGGTGCAGACATTGCTGAGATAAATCAACTCGATGTCCTATCAGCTAAATCTTTTGCCGAGAACGGACAATCAGTTTTTAATTTGATTGAAAATTGCGGCAAACCGGTGATTGCAGCAGTGAACGGCTTTGCTCTTGGTGGTGGGTGTGAACTATCACTTGCATGCCATATTCGAATTGCTTCTGATAATGCAAAGTTCGGACAGCCCGAGGTTAATCTTGGTATTATTCCTGGTTACGGTGGAACGCAAAGGCTTGCACGATTAATTAATTCAGGACGGGCGATGGAATTAATATTAAGCGGAGATATGATTAATGCTGAAGAGGCATTACGGATTGGATTAGTTAATAAAGTTTATCCGAAAGAAGAGTTAAGTTCAAAAGTCTTTGAGTTTGCTGAGAAGATCGCATCTAAGGCTCAGCAGGCAGTGAGACTCGCTGTCGCTTCAATTAATGCTGTTGATGAAATGTCTTCAAAGGAGGGGCAAAATTATGAAGCTTCTCTTTTCTCTCTGTGCTGCGGTACATCGGATTTTAAAGAAGGCACTGCAGCTTTTCTCGAAAAACGTAAAGCAGAGTTCAAAAATAAATGA